The following coding sequences are from one Luteimonas sp. S4-F44 window:
- a CDS encoding glutamate--cysteine ligase, whose product MSSPSHVADTPITDRDTLVEVLASGEKPPADWRIGTEHEKFGFRLSDLRPPTFDGPQGIEALLTGLTRFGWAPVDENGRTVALLKDGASVTLEPAGQLELSGAPLIDIHATCSEVHTHLREVRAVAEELGLGFLGMGFQPKWRRDEMPWMPKGRYRIMRDYMPKVGTLGLDMMTRTCTVQVNLDYASEADMVKKFRVSLALQPVATALFADSPFTEGKPNGFLSYRSHIWTDTDADRTGMLDFVFEEGFGYERYVDYLLDVPMYFSYRDGVYHDASGQSFRDFLHGRLPALPGQLPTLRDWSDHMTTAFPEVRLKKYLEMRGADGGPWGRLCALPAFWVGLLYDDTALDAAWDLVRDLTLTERNALRDAVPRQALATPWRHGTLRDLAIEALKISAAGLQRRARVNGDGQDERVFLETLIEIAESGQTPAEQKLALYHGPWQGDIDHVFREFAY is encoded by the coding sequence TTGTCCAGCCCTAGCCACGTCGCCGATACGCCGATCACCGACCGCGACACCCTGGTGGAGGTCTTGGCTTCGGGCGAAAAGCCGCCCGCCGACTGGCGCATCGGCACCGAACACGAGAAGTTCGGCTTCCGCCTGTCCGATCTGCGCCCGCCGACGTTCGACGGCCCGCAGGGCATCGAGGCGTTGCTGACCGGGCTTACCCGGTTCGGCTGGGCGCCGGTCGACGAAAATGGCCGCACCGTCGCTCTGCTCAAGGACGGCGCCTCGGTGACCCTCGAGCCGGCCGGGCAGCTGGAACTGTCGGGCGCGCCGCTGATCGACATCCACGCTACTTGCAGCGAGGTGCACACGCACCTGCGCGAAGTGCGCGCGGTCGCCGAAGAGCTGGGCCTGGGCTTTCTGGGCATGGGCTTCCAACCCAAGTGGCGGCGCGACGAGATGCCGTGGATGCCCAAGGGCCGCTACCGGATCATGCGCGACTACATGCCCAAGGTCGGCACGCTCGGCCTGGACATGATGACCCGCACCTGCACGGTGCAGGTCAACCTGGACTACGCGTCCGAAGCGGACATGGTCAAGAAGTTCCGCGTGTCACTGGCGCTGCAGCCGGTGGCCACCGCACTGTTCGCCGATTCGCCGTTCACCGAAGGCAAGCCCAACGGGTTTCTGAGCTACCGCTCGCATATCTGGACCGACACCGATGCCGACCGCACCGGCATGCTCGACTTCGTGTTCGAGGAAGGCTTCGGCTACGAGCGCTACGTCGACTATCTGCTCGACGTGCCGATGTACTTCTCCTATCGCGACGGGGTCTACCATGACGCCAGCGGCCAGAGCTTCCGCGACTTCCTGCACGGCCGGCTGCCGGCGCTGCCCGGCCAGCTGCCGACGCTGCGCGACTGGTCCGATCACATGACCACCGCGTTCCCCGAGGTGCGGCTCAAGAAGTACCTGGAGATGCGCGGCGCCGATGGCGGCCCCTGGGGCCGGCTGTGCGCGCTGCCTGCGTTCTGGGTCGGCCTGCTCTACGACGACACTGCGCTCGACGCGGCCTGGGACCTGGTGCGCGACCTCACGCTCACCGAGCGCAACGCATTGCGCGACGCGGTGCCCCGGCAGGCGCTCGCCACGCCGTGGCGGCATGGCACGCTGCGCGACCTGGCGATCGAGGCGTTGAAGATCTCCGCCGCCGGTCTGCAGCGCCGCGCCCGCGTCAATGGCGACGGCCAGGACGAGCGCGTGTTCCTGGAGACCCTCATCGAGATCGCCGAGTCGGGCCAGACCCCGGCCGAGCAGAAGCTCGCGCTGTACCACGGCCCCTGGCAGGGCGACATCGACCACGTGTTCCGCGAGTTCGCCTACTGA
- the yihA gene encoding ribosome biogenesis GTP-binding protein YihA/YsxC, with the protein MSNPFNRAAYLLAAHVPRQLPPDDGFEVAFAGRSNAGKSSALNALCRQNALARVSKTPGRTQQLVYFELPPHERRFLVDLPGYGYAKVPRELQAHWQAFIADYFAHRQALRGLVVVMDIRHPLKDYDRQMIQFAVRNGTPAHALLTKADKLGRGAAGNTLQAVRRELQAQHGEQVSVQTFSSESKAGVDELRAVVARWMEIGAPAPGAD; encoded by the coding sequence ATGTCCAATCCTTTCAACCGCGCCGCGTACTTGCTCGCCGCGCACGTTCCGCGCCAGCTTCCGCCCGACGACGGCTTCGAAGTCGCGTTCGCCGGCCGCTCCAATGCCGGCAAGTCCAGTGCGCTCAATGCGCTGTGCCGACAGAACGCGCTGGCGCGTGTGTCCAAGACCCCCGGCCGCACGCAGCAGCTGGTGTACTTCGAGCTGCCGCCGCACGAGCGCCGGTTCCTGGTCGACCTGCCGGGCTATGGCTACGCCAAGGTGCCGCGCGAGCTGCAGGCGCACTGGCAGGCGTTCATTGCCGACTACTTCGCCCATCGCCAGGCGCTGCGCGGTCTGGTGGTGGTCATGGACATCCGCCACCCGCTCAAGGACTACGACCGGCAGATGATCCAGTTCGCGGTCCGCAACGGCACACCGGCGCATGCGCTGCTGACCAAGGCCGACAAGCTCGGCCGCGGCGCGGCGGGTAACACCTTGCAGGCGGTGCGCCGTGAACTGCAGGCCCAGCACGGGGAGCAGGTCAGCGTGCAGACGTTCTCGTCGGAATCCAAGGCGGGCGTCGACGAACTGCGCGCGGTGGTCGCGCGCTGGATGGAGATCGGCGCACCCGCCCCCGGCGCTGACTGA
- a CDS encoding MBL fold metallo-hydrolase encodes MPLPASALRALLLPALLAIAPLSSVSAAGAADAQVPGFQHHDIGTLRVTALFDGVVALPRQQLHGLDPGQVARLLDGHYVPERADGIQTAVNAYLVERDGRRLLVDAGTAQCFGDALGQVPRNLAAAGIDPSSIDDVLLTHAHPDHMCGVLAADGRPAFANATLWLSAADAAWWLDPANAADAPDRMRPAFAMAQRAAAPYAARGRLRRFSPGDALPAGVRALDSRGHTPGHVSWLIDGGAGAQLLVWGDIVHYHAVQFARPEASYEADSDPAAAITSRRRLLAEAATRGWWVAGAHLPFPGLGHVRRDGDGHAWVPVEFAPVPRSHDDAAGGIGHAPRCVESADWPPSEWPRPYSPTHEYAAARAAPDHP; translated from the coding sequence ATGCCCCTCCCCGCGTCCGCGCTGCGCGCGCTGCTCTTACCCGCCCTGCTGGCGATCGCCCCGCTGTCGTCCGTGTCCGCCGCCGGTGCCGCCGATGCCCAGGTGCCCGGCTTCCAGCACCATGACATCGGCACGCTGCGGGTCACCGCGCTGTTCGACGGTGTGGTCGCGTTGCCGCGCCAGCAACTGCACGGTCTCGACCCCGGCCAGGTCGCCCGACTGCTCGACGGGCATTACGTGCCCGAACGCGCCGACGGCATCCAGACCGCGGTCAATGCCTATCTCGTCGAGCGCGACGGTCGCCGGCTGCTGGTCGATGCCGGCACCGCGCAGTGCTTCGGCGACGCACTCGGCCAGGTGCCGCGCAATCTCGCCGCCGCCGGCATCGACCCGTCGTCGATCGACGACGTCCTGCTGACCCACGCACACCCCGATCACATGTGCGGCGTACTCGCGGCCGACGGGAGGCCGGCGTTCGCCAACGCGACACTATGGCTGTCGGCTGCCGACGCGGCCTGGTGGCTGGACCCGGCGAACGCGGCCGATGCGCCGGACAGGATGCGGCCGGCGTTCGCGATGGCACAACGCGCGGCCGCGCCGTACGCCGCGCGCGGGCGACTGCGGCGGTTCTCGCCCGGCGATGCGTTGCCTGCCGGCGTGCGTGCGCTCGATTCGCGCGGGCACACCCCCGGCCACGTGTCGTGGCTGATCGACGGCGGCGCCGGCGCGCAACTGCTGGTCTGGGGCGACATCGTCCACTACCACGCAGTGCAGTTCGCACGGCCCGAGGCCAGCTACGAAGCCGATAGCGACCCCGCGGCGGCAATCACAAGCCGGCGCCGGCTGCTGGCCGAAGCGGCGACGCGCGGCTGGTGGGTCGCAGGCGCACACCTGCCCTTTCCGGGTCTGGGCCACGTGCGCCGCGACGGCGACGGCCACGCCTGGGTGCCGGTGGAGTTCGCGCCCGTGCCGCGGTCGCACGACGACGCAGCGGGCGGCATCGGCCATGCCCCACGCTGTGTCGAGTCGGCGGACTGGCCGCCATCTGAATGGCCCCGACCGTATTCACCCACACATGAATATGCGGCAGCGCGCGCTGCGCCCGATCATCCGTGA
- a CDS encoding thiol:disulfide interchange protein DsbA/DsbL, with translation MKIRHSLLVLLAPVLIAACGQQPDPAAAPDAAPTAPASAPASEQAPTPDAAQAPAAEAGNEAEAAAPAAHNPVVAPEGPAPVAGTDYVVIDNGQPFAQTAGKIEVAEVFAYWCGHCAAFEPLVNAWKAKLPDDVNFVAVPVVFDQNDQFPRAFYASEAMGTLARTHDATFNAIHIERKLRQNADADSIVAFYGSLGVDPQRFRSTMQSFAVNANLGRARQFATRSGVDSTPTLVVAGKYRIIGRKSLEDMLRIADHLIATERAAR, from the coding sequence ATGAAGATCCGCCATTCCCTGCTGGTGCTGCTCGCCCCCGTCCTGATCGCCGCCTGCGGGCAGCAGCCCGACCCGGCCGCCGCGCCCGACGCCGCGCCGACTGCGCCGGCTAGCGCGCCCGCAAGCGAGCAGGCCCCCACGCCCGACGCAGCTCAGGCCCCGGCCGCCGAAGCGGGCAACGAGGCCGAGGCCGCCGCACCGGCCGCCCACAATCCGGTCGTCGCGCCCGAAGGCCCGGCCCCGGTCGCCGGCACCGACTACGTCGTCATCGACAACGGCCAGCCGTTCGCCCAGACCGCCGGCAAGATCGAGGTCGCCGAGGTGTTCGCCTACTGGTGCGGCCATTGCGCCGCGTTCGAACCGCTGGTCAACGCCTGGAAGGCCAAGCTGCCCGACGACGTCAACTTCGTCGCCGTGCCGGTGGTGTTCGACCAGAACGACCAGTTCCCGCGCGCGTTCTACGCCTCCGAGGCGATGGGCACGCTGGCGCGCACGCACGACGCGACGTTCAACGCTATCCACATCGAGCGCAAGCTGCGCCAGAACGCCGATGCCGACAGCATCGTGGCGTTCTACGGCAGCCTGGGCGTGGACCCGCAGCGCTTCCGCAGCACGATGCAGAGCTTCGCGGTCAATGCGAACCTCGGCCGCGCGCGCCAGTTCGCGACCCGCAGCGGTGTCGACTCCACGCCGACGCTGGTCGTGGCCGGCAAGTACCGCATCATTGGCCGCAAGTCGCTCGAGGACATGCTGCGTATCGCCGATCACCTGATCGCAACGGAGCGTGCCGCACGCTAG
- a CDS encoding class I SAM-dependent rRNA methyltransferase, with protein MTNTPNPVVRLKNAWRSSHPWIFQRLVDKPAQRPKPGSIVEVVGVDGEWIGRGFYNGHSRIAVRILETHPDVPVDAGWFSRKIADAVALRREVLGLDAVSDAWRVVHSEGDGISGLVVDRYGDLLVVEFFSAGAFRHRDWIFEALREQFPGCRFHSFADEHVQKQESFDFRGSTPAEPAIITEHGVRFRADPAGAHKTGFFADQRENREWLSRQVAGKRMLDLCCNTGGFGVYAAVRGASEVVGVDIDEDVIEIAKGNARLNDVRIRFVQADIFPWLRDAANAGDAYDVVVLDPAKMTRDRDQVIPALKKYLDMNKLALGVVKPGGLLATFSCTGLVSEEQFLDMLRRAAFYAGRTIQVLKVAGAGPDHPFLAHVQESRYLKAVFCRVLD; from the coding sequence ATGACCAACACCCCCAATCCCGTTGTCCGCCTCAAGAATGCCTGGCGTTCGAGTCATCCCTGGATCTTCCAGCGCCTGGTCGACAAGCCCGCACAGCGGCCCAAGCCCGGCAGCATCGTCGAAGTCGTCGGCGTCGACGGCGAATGGATCGGCCGCGGCTTCTACAACGGCCATTCGCGCATCGCCGTGCGCATTCTCGAAACCCATCCCGATGTCCCGGTCGACGCGGGCTGGTTCTCGCGCAAGATCGCCGACGCGGTCGCGCTGCGCCGCGAGGTGCTCGGGCTCGACGCCGTCTCCGACGCCTGGCGCGTGGTGCACAGCGAAGGCGACGGCATCAGCGGCCTGGTCGTCGACCGCTACGGCGATCTGCTGGTGGTCGAGTTCTTCAGCGCCGGCGCATTCCGCCACCGCGACTGGATCTTCGAAGCACTGCGCGAGCAGTTCCCCGGCTGCCGGTTCCACAGCTTCGCCGACGAACACGTGCAGAAGCAGGAGAGCTTCGACTTCCGCGGCAGCACGCCGGCCGAGCCTGCGATCATCACCGAGCACGGCGTGCGCTTCCGCGCCGATCCGGCCGGTGCACACAAGACCGGCTTCTTCGCCGACCAGCGCGAGAACCGCGAATGGCTCAGCCGCCAAGTCGCGGGCAAGCGCATGCTCGACCTGTGCTGCAACACCGGCGGCTTCGGCGTGTACGCGGCCGTGCGCGGCGCCAGCGAAGTGGTCGGCGTCGACATCGATGAGGACGTGATCGAGATCGCCAAGGGCAACGCCCGCCTCAATGACGTGCGCATCCGCTTCGTGCAGGCCGACATCTTCCCGTGGCTGCGCGACGCGGCGAACGCGGGCGACGCCTACGACGTCGTCGTGCTCGACCCGGCCAAGATGACCCGCGATCGCGATCAGGTGATCCCGGCGCTGAAGAAATACCTGGACATGAACAAGCTGGCGCTCGGCGTGGTGAAGCCGGGCGGCCTGCTGGCGACGTTCTCGTGCACCGGCCTGGTCAGCGAGGAGCAGTTTCTGGACATGCTGCGGCGCGCGGCGTTCTACGCTGGCCGCACGATCCAGGTGCTCAAGGTCGCCGGCGCCGGCCCCGACCACCCGTTCCTGGCGCACGTGCAGGAATCGCGATATCTGAAGGCGGTGTTCTGCCGCGTGCTCGACTAG
- a CDS encoding trypsin-like serine protease — translation MKHVTALGLTLALGALSVGVASAEPLKFEKLGQKARFIHGDDLVTGVQPETATANRPPTLLQKAGGLSTVMATREGDQYIATMDPRDVALFEQAIEALEVLGRTPAATPGMPPSLPRTDGLPTVSPKVVIGADDRVQVTNTTVAPFYNIGRIGIGCTGTLIGPKHVLTAGHCVSNGAGSFYSSLNFTVAQNGSYQPWGTTSWSRVMTTGEYHNGGNTNYDYALIVLSAPPHGGYAAWGTYGGGTHTITGYPGDKPFGTMWRHSGTVNTSGSFRLCYTIDTAGGNSGSGIYDSGYVVRGVHTTGSSSQNCGTRITATVQNTVQNWISSNP, via the coding sequence ATGAAGCATGTCACCGCATTGGGATTGACCCTCGCGCTGGGCGCACTGAGCGTCGGCGTGGCGAGCGCTGAACCCTTGAAGTTCGAAAAGCTGGGCCAGAAGGCCCGATTCATCCACGGCGACGACCTGGTGACCGGCGTCCAGCCCGAGACCGCCACCGCCAACCGCCCGCCGACCCTGCTGCAGAAGGCCGGGGGCCTGAGCACGGTCATGGCCACGCGCGAAGGCGACCAGTACATCGCGACGATGGACCCGCGCGATGTCGCGCTGTTCGAGCAGGCGATCGAGGCCCTCGAGGTGCTGGGCCGTACGCCCGCCGCGACGCCCGGGATGCCGCCCTCGCTGCCCCGGACCGACGGCCTGCCGACGGTCTCGCCCAAAGTGGTCATCGGCGCCGACGACCGCGTGCAGGTGACCAACACCACCGTCGCGCCGTTCTACAACATCGGCCGCATCGGCATCGGCTGCACCGGCACGCTGATCGGCCCCAAACATGTGCTCACCGCCGGCCATTGCGTGTCCAACGGCGCGGGCAGTTTCTATTCCAGCCTCAACTTCACCGTGGCGCAGAACGGCAGCTACCAGCCCTGGGGCACGACGTCCTGGAGCCGGGTCATGACCACGGGCGAATACCACAACGGCGGCAACACCAACTACGACTATGCGTTGATCGTGCTCAGCGCGCCGCCGCACGGCGGCTACGCGGCCTGGGGCACTTACGGCGGCGGCACCCACACCATCACCGGCTATCCGGGTGACAAGCCGTTCGGCACGATGTGGCGGCACTCGGGCACGGTCAACACCAGCGGTTCGTTCCGGCTGTGCTATACGATCGACACCGCCGGCGGCAACAGCGGCAGTGGCATCTACGACAGCGGCTATGTCGTGCGCGGTGTGCACACGACCGGCTCGTCGAGCCAGAACTGCGGCACGCGGATCACTGCCACGGTGCAGAACACGGTGCAGAACTGGATCTCCAGCAACCCCTGA
- a CDS encoding helix-turn-helix domain-containing protein, whose product MDAAPPDPDGLLPALASLADCAHAEGYTCIAARREHGARSVAIDRPQLAIVLQGRKVVRTATQVLAFTPGDAFLVTRACRIDVVNVPDARTGRYLSVVIPLCEEALAAARELWNEPLPAAGQALARMPAIDHARTLLDWRRALADGRYTEARLALAALIVTLCRHGHGSLLLPPVPSLAEKVRERVTTDPARDWRSRDLEDQLGLSGATLRRRLAAERTSLRTLVAEARLAHAMTLLYTTTLPLKTVAARVGYRSVRSLAARFRARYGFDPGDIGNAGTAPGNDAR is encoded by the coding sequence ATGGACGCCGCCCCGCCCGACCCCGACGGCCTGCTGCCCGCGCTGGCCTCGCTTGCCGACTGCGCGCACGCAGAGGGCTACACCTGCATCGCGGCGCGGCGCGAGCACGGCGCCCGCTCGGTCGCGATCGATCGGCCGCAACTGGCGATCGTGCTGCAGGGACGCAAGGTCGTGCGCACCGCGACGCAGGTGCTGGCGTTCACGCCCGGCGACGCCTTCCTGGTCACGCGCGCCTGCCGGATCGACGTGGTCAACGTGCCCGACGCGCGGACCGGCCGCTACCTGTCGGTGGTGATCCCGCTGTGTGAGGAAGCACTGGCCGCCGCACGGGAGCTGTGGAATGAACCGCTGCCGGCCGCGGGACAGGCACTGGCGCGGATGCCGGCGATCGACCACGCGCGGACGCTGCTCGACTGGCGCCGCGCGCTGGCCGACGGCCGCTACACCGAGGCGCGGCTCGCGCTGGCCGCGCTCATCGTGACGCTGTGCCGCCACGGCCACGGCAGCCTGCTGCTGCCGCCGGTGCCCAGCCTGGCCGAGAAGGTGCGCGAGCGGGTGACGACCGACCCGGCGCGCGACTGGCGCTCGCGCGACCTGGAGGACCAGCTCGGCCTGAGCGGCGCGACGCTGCGACGAAGGCTGGCGGCCGAGCGCACGTCGCTGCGCACGCTGGTCGCCGAGGCGCGACTGGCGCACGCGATGACGCTGCTCTACACCACGACGCTGCCGCTCAAGACGGTGGCCGCGCGCGTGGGCTACCGCTCTGTCCGCAGCCTGGCGGCGCGCTTCCGCGCCCGCTACGGCTTCGACCCGGGCGACATCGGCAACGCCGGGACCGCGCCCGGGAACGATGCGCGATAG
- a CDS encoding thiol:disulfide interchange protein DsbA/DsbL, with protein sequence MSVSRFVPAWCRWLACALFALAAALPAAAQSPAPVENVDYAVIEGGTPWQPLDGHVEVVEVFSYGCIHCFHFQPMIDAWLARQPRDVRFTYLPAVFTAGDPFARAFFAAQSLGIDKRTHAAVFDAVHKTGELPRSGASLDALATFYAAHGAPSQAAFKAAMTSAQTDERLNAAQAFALRSGLQGTPTLIINGRYRVQARTLEGALTIADQLIARERVRP encoded by the coding sequence ATGTCCGTCTCCCGTTTCGTTCCCGCCTGGTGTCGCTGGCTGGCCTGCGCGCTGTTCGCGCTGGCGGCCGCCCTGCCCGCCGCCGCGCAGTCGCCTGCGCCGGTGGAGAACGTCGACTACGCCGTGATCGAAGGCGGCACGCCGTGGCAGCCGCTCGACGGCCATGTCGAGGTGGTTGAGGTGTTCTCCTACGGCTGCATCCACTGCTTCCATTTCCAGCCGATGATCGACGCGTGGCTGGCCCGGCAGCCGCGCGATGTGCGCTTCACGTACCTGCCGGCAGTGTTCACCGCGGGCGACCCGTTCGCGCGGGCGTTCTTCGCCGCGCAATCGCTGGGCATCGACAAGCGCACGCATGCCGCGGTGTTCGACGCGGTCCACAAGACCGGCGAGTTGCCGCGCAGCGGCGCGAGTCTCGATGCGCTGGCGACGTTCTACGCCGCGCACGGCGCGCCATCGCAGGCGGCGTTCAAGGCCGCGATGACCAGCGCGCAGACCGACGAGCGGCTGAACGCAGCGCAGGCCTTCGCGCTGCGGAGTGGCCTGCAGGGCACCCCGACGCTCATCATCAATGGCCGCTACCGGGTCCAGGCGCGTACCCTCGAGGGCGCGCTGACGATCGCCGACCAGCTCATCGCCCGGGAACGCGTCCGGCCCTGA
- a CDS encoding endonuclease/exonuclease/phosphatase family protein gives MSEPAPQRLRLLSANIQAGSSTRRYTDYATRSWSHVLPAGKRTALDAIAALAGRHDIVGLQEADPGSWRSGFTNQTHYLAERGGFAFWSHQPNRRVGTVASSANGLLSRLEPVEVINHALPGRIGGRGVLLSRFGEGTEGLVVAIAHLSLGAQSRRSQLAFISEVLQDYPNAVLMGDFNCTWDRPEMDVLYRGTGLQPPACEVHTFPSWRPQRAIDHILATRTLQCTNMQALPAAFSDHLALSTELVVPANALRR, from the coding sequence GTGTCCGAACCCGCACCGCAGCGCCTGCGGCTGCTCAGCGCCAACATCCAGGCCGGTTCGAGTACCCGCCGCTACACCGACTATGCGACCCGCAGCTGGTCGCACGTGCTGCCGGCCGGCAAGCGCACCGCGCTCGATGCGATCGCGGCGCTGGCCGGCCGCCACGACATCGTCGGCCTGCAGGAGGCCGACCCCGGCAGTTGGCGCTCGGGTTTCACCAACCAGACCCACTACCTCGCCGAGCGCGGCGGCTTCGCGTTCTGGAGCCACCAGCCCAACCGCCGCGTTGGCACGGTTGCCTCCAGCGCCAACGGCTTGCTGAGCCGGCTAGAACCGGTCGAGGTTATCAACCACGCCCTGCCCGGCCGGATCGGCGGACGCGGCGTGCTGCTGAGCCGGTTCGGCGAAGGCACCGAAGGCCTGGTGGTCGCCATCGCGCACCTGTCGCTGGGCGCGCAGTCGCGACGCTCGCAGCTGGCCTTCATCTCCGAAGTGCTGCAGGACTATCCCAACGCGGTGCTGATGGGCGACTTCAACTGCACCTGGGACCGCCCGGAGATGGACGTGCTCTACCGCGGCACCGGCCTGCAGCCGCCGGCCTGCGAGGTGCACACCTTCCCCAGTTGGCGACCGCAGCGCGCGATCGACCACATCCTCGCCACCCGCACGCTGCAGTGCACGAACATGCAGGCACTGCCGGCGGCATTCTCCGACCATCTGGCCCTGTCGACCGAGCTCGTGGTACCGGCCAACGCGCTGCGCCGCTGA